In one Triplophysa dalaica isolate WHDGS20190420 chromosome 9, ASM1584641v1, whole genome shotgun sequence genomic region, the following are encoded:
- the LOC130428437 gene encoding protein NLRC3-like, with protein sequence MEEFKGSSLEQQVRSASPNPSHESMKSSQSINPQQGFKASSLLQQGGSDNSCELKTSNQSLDHLVVFQGSSSAQQVRSASPSPSHESLKSSQSINHPQDFKGSSLLQPVGSDSPVHELKSSIEPLAELSIIRSIKSRNQFQCLHEETSNRLVPLEDTYTELYITEGGCGEINTEHEVRQIEAAFRRAAREEDRPIKCNDIFKHSPKLGRPIRTVLTKGVAGIGKTVSVQKFILDWAKGKENQDVHLIFPLPFRELNLMKDQKVSLKDVLHIFLPESKQLDICSDKYKVLFILDGLDECRLSLNFRSNLRMCNVNESASLDVLLTNLIAGNLLPSALIWITSRPAAAYLIPSECVDRVTEVRGLSDPQKEEYFRKRIKDVNLANKIISHLKSSRSLYIMCHIPVFCWISATVLERILSEVENEGIPTTLTQMYTQFLLKSIKHEKDYERKIKDEDMILKLGKLAFQQLEKGNLIFYEEDLRQCDIDVQEASVFSGLCTQIFREQSGLFLGKAYCFIHLSVQEHLAALYVYLTFINENVHVLHIPSGLFNRLGCASPSHDSASTLYQRAVNKALQSPNGHWDIFLRFFVGFSLKSNQSLLQNLFTEPERLSCSKEIAQLIKTKIKENLSPEKSINLFHCLNELHDHDLVEEVQNYLKCGSVVNKTLSRSQWLALVFVLLTSGQSLDVFDLDNYVEKHIAGNAAIQWLRPVIEASKTARLCEHSLTLKDCATLVSVLTSKTSCLRELILTDSNIKDAGVKHLSTGLANAQCQLEALRLKSCSITHEGCAALALALRSNPSHLRELDLSGNSIRMSGVKLLSDELRNPLCKLEKIMLRNCGITHEADAALVSLLNSNPSHLRELNLSKNKLGDLGIKLLSDALGSTNCELKILLLENCSITQEGCAELASALISNPVHLRELDLSSNKLKHNGVKRLLVNLESSGCNLEILRLDNCGVTDEGCAALASALKSSCLNLKKMTLNWNKIGDSGAQPLFTALGDPNCKLQVLRLRDCKITDKGYEALASTLKTNPSHLKELDLSQNKLSNRGIELLSIALAYPNCKLEILRLETCGITDKGFAVLASALRSNPSHLRELDLYMNKLGISVEQLISDMKDDPIFKLEIVKY encoded by the exons ATGGAGGAATTTAAAGGATCAAG TTTAGAACAGCAGGTGAGATCTGCTTCTCCAAACCCCAGCCATGAGTCCATGAAGAGCAGTCAGTCAATAAACCCTCAACAGGGTTTTAAAGCATCcag TTTACTTCAGCAAGGAGGATCAGACAACAGTTGTGAGCTCAAGACCAGCAACCAGTCTCTGGATCACCTGGTGGTTTTTCAAGGGTCTAG CTCAGCACAGCAGGTGAGATCTGCTTCTCCAAGCCCCAGCCATGAGTCCTTGAAGAGCAGTCAGTCAATAAACCATCCACAGGATTTTAAAGGATCCAg CTTACTTCAGCCAGTTGGATCAGATTCTCCAGTACATGAGCTCAAGAGTTCAATTGAGCCTCTGGCAGAATTAAG CATTATCAGATCTATTAAATCAAGGAACCAATTTCAGTGTTTGCATGAAGAAACATCAAACAGACTCGTACCTCTGGAGGACACCTATACTGAGCTTTACATCACAGAAGGTGGATGTGGAGAGATCAACACTgaacatgaggtgagacagattgaaGCAGCGTTCAGGAGAGCAGCGAGAGAGGAGGACAGACCGATCAAATGCAACGATATCTTCAAACATTCACCCAAACTTGGCAGACCCATCAGAACTGTGCTCACGAAGGGAGTCGCTggcattggaaaaacagtctctgttcagaagttcattctggattGGGCTAAAGGGAAAGAGAATCAAGATGTTCACCTCATATTTCCACTGCCTTTCAGAGAGCTCAATCTGATGAAGGACCAAAAAGTTAGTCTCAAGGACGTTCTTCATATTTTCCTCCCAGAATCAAAACAATTGGACATATGTAGTGATAAATATAAAGTGTTGTTCATCTTGGATGGTTTGGATGAGTGTCGTCTGTCTCTGAATTTTCGCAGCAACTTGAGGATGTGTAATGTCAATGAATCGGCCTCATTGGACGTGTTGCTGACAAACCTCATCGCGGGGAATCTGCTTCCTtctgctctcatctggatcacctccagaccagcagcagctTATCTCATCCCTTCGGAATGTGTGGATCGTGTCACAGAGGTACGAGGCTTAAGCGACCCGCAGAAGGAGGAATACTTCAGAAAGAGAATTAAAGATGTGAATCTGGCAAACAAAATAATCTCACATCTTAAGTCATCGAGAAGTCtttacatcatgtgtcacatcccagtgTTCTGCTGGATTTCTGCCACTGTTCTAGAGAGAATCTTGAGCGAAGTTGAGAATGAAGGGATCCCCACGACTTTaactcaaatgtacacacagtTTCTCCTCAAAAGCATAAAACATGAGAAGGATTATGAAAGAAAGATTAAAGATGAAGACATGATTCTTAAACTTGGGAAACTTGCTTTTCAGCAGCTCGAGAAAGGGAATTTAATCTTCTACGAGGAAGATCTCAGACAATGTGATATTGACGTCCAAGAAGCGTCTGTGTTTTCAGGACTGTGCACTCAGATCTTCAGAGAACAATCAGGACTGTTTCTAGGAAAGGCTTACTGCTTCATCCATCTAAGTGTTCAAGAACATCTTGCGGCTCTATACGTGTACCTCacctttataaatgaaaatgtacatgtattacACATTCCGAGTGGTTTGTTTAACAGACTGGGTTGCGCGTCCCCTTCACATGATTCAGCATCTACCCTGTATCAAAGAGCAGTGAATAAAGCTCTGCAGAGTCCCAATGGACATTGGGACATATTTCTTCGCTTCTTTGTGGGTTTCTCACTGAAGTCCAACCAGTCGCTCTTACAAAATCTATTCACAGAGCCAGAAAGACTCTCATGCAGCAAAGAGATAGCCCAGCTGATCAAGACGAAGATTAAAGAAAATCTGTCCCCTGAGAAGTCCATCAATCTCTTccactgtctgaatgaactgcATGATCATGATCTAGTGGAGGAAGTTCAGAATTATCTTAAGTGTGGCTCAGTAGTCAATAAAACACTCTCACGCTCTCAGTGGTTGGCATTGGTTTTTGTCTTGCTGACCTCAGGACAATCTCTTGATGTGTTTGATTTAGACAACTATGTTGAGAAACACATTGCAGGAAATGCAGCAATTCAATGGCTACGACCCGTGATTGAAGCATCGAAAACAGCAAG aCTTTGTGAACATAGCCTGACACTGAAAGACTGTGCTACTTTGGTTTCTGTCCTCACCTCAAAGACGTCATGTCTGAGAGAACTGATCTTAACAGACAGCAATATAAAGGATGCAGGAGTGAAGCATCTCTCTACAGGACTAGCGAATGCGCAGTGTCAGCTGGAGGCATTGAG GCTGAAGAGCTGTAGTATCACTCATGAAGGTTGTGCTGCCCTGGCTTTAGCTTTAAGATCAAACCCCTCGCACTTGAGAGAGCTGGATCTGTCAGGAAATTCAATAAGAATGTCTGGGGTGAAGCTGCTCTCAGATGAACTGAGGAATCCACTTTGTAAActtgaaaaaataat GTTGAGAAATTGTGGTATCACACATGAGGCTGATGCTGCGCTGGTTTCACTTCTAAattcaaacccctcacaccttaGAGAACTAAATTTGTCCAAGAATAAATTAGGAGATTTAGGAATAAAACTGCTTTCGGATGCATTGGGGTCTACTAACTGTGAACTGAAGATATTACT GCTGGAGAATTGCTCTATCACCCAGGAAGGTTGTGCTGAGCTGGCTTCAGCTCTGATATCAAACCCTGTTCACCTGAGAGAACTGGATCTTTCTTCGAATAAACTTAAACACAATGGAGTAAAGAGACTCCTTGTCAATCTGGAGAGCTCTGGTTGTAATCTCGAAATTCTAAG GTTAGATAATTGTGGTGTCACAGATGAGGGATGTGCGGCTTTGGCTTCGGCATTAAAATCAAGCTGCTTAAACCTAAAAAAGATGACTCTTAACTGGAACAAAATTGGTGACTCAGGAGCGCAGCCACTTTTTACTGCTTTGGGAGATCCTAACTGTAAATTACAAGTTCTGCG ACTGAGAGATTGCAAAATTACAGACAAAGGGTACGAGGCTCTGGCttcaactttaaaaacaaacccctcacacctgaaaGAACTGGATCTGTCTCAGAATAAACTGAGTAACCGAGGAATAGAACTTCTCTCTATTGCACTGGCTTATCCTAACTGTAAATTGGAGATCCTCCG TCTGGAAACATGTGGCATCACAGATAAAGGTTTTGCTGTTCTGGCATccgctctgagatcaaacccatcACACCTAAGAGAGCTCGATCTGTACATGAATAAACTTGGAATTTCAGTAGAGCAGCTGATCTCTGATATGAAAGATGATCCAATATTTAAACTAGAAATAGTAAAATATTAA